A window of the Chloroflexus sp. Y-396-1 genome harbors these coding sequences:
- a CDS encoding molybdenum cofactor guanylyltransferase has product MSEHPLSGIVIAGGRSRRLGTDKRRLRLWGDQGPHLLGHAIDLLKPLCVETIVVMNDGAAWPDLPARIVADEEPGSGALGGLISGLQAMHTPAALVVAADMPLIEPALLSALARWPFVGDVLAPTDPGAPGSPQPLLAVYRQSALDPLRRAFAAGERRLQVALTTLRWVDPGPQLWQQFDPACRSLVNINTPEDLMTVYEWLKKS; this is encoded by the coding sequence ATGTCTGAGCATCCGTTAAGTGGCATTGTGATTGCTGGCGGGCGTAGTCGTCGTCTTGGCACCGACAAGCGGCGATTACGATTGTGGGGCGATCAGGGGCCGCATTTGCTTGGGCACGCCATTGATCTGCTTAAACCACTCTGTGTTGAGACAATCGTCGTGATGAACGACGGCGCCGCGTGGCCCGATTTACCGGCCCGGATTGTCGCCGATGAGGAGCCGGGAAGTGGCGCCCTTGGCGGTCTGATCAGCGGTCTCCAGGCAATGCACACACCAGCAGCACTGGTTGTTGCCGCCGATATGCCACTCATCGAACCGGCATTGCTTTCGGCCCTGGCGCGCTGGCCGTTTGTTGGTGATGTGTTGGCACCAACTGATCCTGGCGCGCCAGGATCACCGCAACCACTTCTGGCTGTCTACCGGCAAAGTGCCCTCGATCCGTTGCGCCGGGCTTTTGCCGCCGGTGAACGCCGCTTACAAGTAGCATTGACTACTCTACGTTGGGTTGATCCTGGCCCTCAACTCTGGCAGCAATTTGATCCGGCATGCCGATCTCTGGTGAATATCAATACACCAGAGGATCTTATGACAGTGTACGAGTGGTTAAAAAAATCTTAA
- the rho gene encoding transcription termination factor Rho, whose product MEEKPMTTGTSDTTDRTRRRRRRVNGDMSSSGEGDITTGSTVTTAVLEEPVTTQGAGLLEIVPDGHGFLRNARLSPSTDDVYVAQSQIRRFNLRTGDMIEGRVRPPKELERYPSLLYVERINGLPAEMAQKRPLFEQLTPIHPNVQIVLSTEPNILPTRIVDVIAPIGRGQRGLIVAPPKAGKTMLLKAIANGVTTNAPDIQLIVLLIGERPEEVTDMRRSVKGEVVAATFDEPVEQHIKVAELVLEKAKRQVEHGRHVVILMDSLTRLTRAYNIAMPPSGRTLSGGVDPAALYPPKRFFGSARNIEDGGSLTIIATCLVDTGSRMDDVIYEEFKGTGNMELHLDRKLAEKRIFPAVDIQRSGTRREDLLLDPVTLRQSWMLRRMVSMLGENEGAELMLTRMAKTKSNAEFLASLGKVGS is encoded by the coding sequence ATGGAAGAAAAACCTATGACTACGGGAACTTCTGATACGACTGATAGAACTCGCCGCCGTCGGCGACGGGTGAATGGTGACATGAGTTCATCTGGTGAAGGTGACATCACGACTGGATCAACAGTAACAACCGCTGTTCTCGAAGAACCGGTAACCACCCAAGGTGCTGGTCTGCTGGAAATTGTACCGGATGGTCACGGCTTTCTGCGCAATGCGCGACTCAGTCCTAGCACAGACGATGTGTATGTCGCTCAATCGCAGATCCGACGCTTCAATCTGCGTACCGGTGATATGATTGAAGGCCGGGTGCGGCCACCAAAAGAACTTGAGCGCTACCCATCACTGCTGTACGTTGAACGGATCAACGGTCTGCCAGCAGAGATGGCGCAGAAACGTCCCCTCTTTGAACAACTGACTCCCATCCACCCGAATGTGCAGATTGTGCTTTCAACGGAGCCAAACATTTTACCCACGCGCATTGTTGATGTGATTGCACCGATTGGACGCGGTCAGCGTGGGTTGATCGTTGCCCCGCCTAAGGCCGGGAAGACGATGTTGTTAAAAGCGATTGCAAATGGGGTGACGACGAATGCACCCGATATTCAGCTTATCGTGCTGTTGATTGGAGAACGTCCCGAAGAAGTGACCGATATGCGTCGTTCGGTCAAAGGAGAGGTGGTTGCCGCTACCTTCGATGAACCGGTTGAGCAACATATTAAAGTTGCCGAGTTGGTACTGGAAAAAGCCAAGCGCCAGGTTGAGCACGGCCGTCACGTGGTTATCCTTATGGATTCTCTGACACGCTTGACCCGCGCCTATAACATCGCAATGCCACCAAGCGGACGTACTCTCTCTGGTGGTGTCGACCCGGCAGCACTCTACCCACCGAAGCGTTTCTTTGGTTCGGCACGTAATATCGAAGATGGTGGTTCGCTGACCATTATCGCCACCTGTCTGGTCGATACCGGTTCGCGGATGGATGATGTGATCTACGAAGAGTTTAAGGGTACCGGCAACATGGAGCTTCATCTCGACCGGAAACTGGCCGAGAAGCGTATCTTCCCCGCCGTTGACATCCAGCGCTCAGGAACACGGCGTGAAGACCTCCTGCTTGATCCGGTAACGCTGCGCCAAAGCTGGATGTTGCGCCGGATGGTCAGTATGCTCGGCGAAAATGAGGGTGCTGAGCTGATGTTGACCCGCATGGCCAAGACCAAGAGCAACGCCGAGTTTCTGGCCTCACTCGGTAAAGTTGGTTCCTGA
- a CDS encoding DNA-directed RNA polymerase subunit alpha, producing the protein METLELSLITPRVTLIAAAENYGRFAIAPLQRGHATSLGNALRRVLLSSIPGAAITRIKITGVIHEFTSIPGVVEDGTQLVLNIKGIRLRSYSDRAVALQLVKQGPGPVFARDIDTPSTVEIVNPQHYICTIDDEHTTLEMQLTVERGRGVQLADTVSGMPIGEIAVDALFSPIPRVNFLVEEVGDDPLTGYDRLIIEIWTDGTIKPGDALSHAAQILAQYFGRIVNLSQPEEVEQPAHLPPPIPDEIASRSIDELGLSTRTYNSLRRADIHTIGQLLRLDDRGLMSIRNLGAKGIEEIRQRLEALGYRTSERSADRLPSASSGEAAQSPEQFHKEE; encoded by the coding sequence ATGGAAACACTTGAATTATCGCTTATCACCCCTCGAGTTACCCTGATCGCTGCGGCTGAAAATTACGGTCGATTTGCAATTGCACCATTACAACGGGGACATGCCACCTCGCTTGGGAATGCACTCCGTCGAGTACTGCTCTCATCTATCCCTGGTGCGGCTATTACCCGAATCAAGATAACAGGTGTTATTCATGAATTTACCAGCATCCCCGGCGTGGTAGAAGATGGGACGCAACTGGTCCTCAACATTAAAGGAATTCGCCTCCGTTCGTACAGTGATCGCGCCGTTGCGCTCCAACTGGTCAAACAAGGTCCTGGACCTGTGTTCGCCAGAGATATTGATACGCCCAGTACGGTAGAAATTGTCAACCCGCAACATTATATCTGTACGATTGACGACGAGCACACGACACTCGAAATGCAGCTTACTGTCGAGCGGGGACGTGGTGTACAGTTGGCCGATACGGTGAGTGGGATGCCAATTGGCGAAATTGCCGTTGATGCCCTCTTCAGCCCAATCCCACGAGTGAACTTCTTGGTCGAAGAGGTGGGTGACGATCCACTTACCGGCTACGACCGTTTGATCATCGAGATCTGGACCGATGGCACAATTAAGCCGGGTGATGCCCTGAGCCATGCTGCACAAATCCTGGCCCAGTATTTTGGGCGGATTGTCAACCTGAGCCAGCCGGAAGAGGTGGAACAGCCAGCCCATTTGCCTCCCCCTATTCCCGACGAGATCGCCAGTCGTTCAATCGATGAGTTAGGGTTGAGCACTCGTACCTACAATAGCTTGCGGCGAGCGGATATTCACACTATTGGTCAATTGTTGCGTCTTGATGATCGTGGATTGATGAGCATCCGCAATCTGGGCGCCAAAGGGATCGAGGAGATTCGTCAACGTCTTGAAGCGCTTGGATACCGTACTAGTGAACGTTCGGCAGATCGTTTACCGAGTGCCTCATCCGGCGAAGCTGCGCAGTCGCCCGAACAATTCCACAAAGAGGAGTAA
- a CDS encoding TlpA disulfide reductase family protein: protein MTSIRREWLMITLIITGVGWIVISRPPDNHAVTVSPRVGFMAPAIVLPQLDGELVSLESFKGQVVIVNFWASWCAPCRAEMPTLERLYQFEQTRGLTVLAVNSTLQDDQANVARMQRDLGLSFPILLDYEGTVGHRYSVCMLPTTFIIDRQGVIRQVLFGGPLSEASLRNAVEPLLHEE, encoded by the coding sequence TTGACCAGCATTCGCCGTGAATGGCTCATGATCACTCTCATTATTACCGGTGTAGGATGGATTGTGATCAGTCGTCCGCCGGATAACCATGCCGTTACCGTTAGTCCACGAGTAGGCTTTATGGCGCCTGCGATTGTTTTGCCACAGCTCGATGGTGAGCTGGTCAGTTTGGAATCGTTCAAGGGACAGGTGGTAATCGTTAATTTCTGGGCCAGTTGGTGTGCTCCGTGCCGTGCCGAGATGCCAACGCTCGAACGACTATACCAGTTCGAACAGACACGTGGCCTGACGGTGCTGGCCGTAAATAGTACCCTGCAGGACGATCAGGCGAATGTGGCGCGAATGCAACGCGATTTAGGTCTGAGCTTCCCGATTCTGCTCGACTACGAGGGTACGGTCGGTCATCGCTATAGTGTATGCATGTTACCGACAACCTTTATCATAGATCGGCAGGGGGTGATTCGGCAAGTTCTGTTTGGCGGACCGTTGAGCGAGGCGAGCTTACGGAACGCTGTTGAACCGCTCCTGCATGAAGAGTAA
- a CDS encoding prolipoprotein diacylglyceryl transferase yields the protein MLPVVNVGPFAIYTPGLIFLLGSWLIVQAVRRAAFTQGLDGERMEIIVAITLVSGIVGARVGYALEAWSAYVNDPWALLARDLQAFSLPYGIVTGVIVGSWQLWRQRWPLWVVLDTLAPGVALAALTYALMQFASGDGYGLPSTVPWAIPLWGEYRHPTQLYAALTALIALIVWRKNYRKPQPAGSLFLNVCAILAAGTLIGNGFSATDWLLPGRVRVSQVIALAALILIIWVWPKITLQPKIQ from the coding sequence ATGCTTCCGGTCGTAAACGTTGGCCCATTTGCCATATACACTCCTGGCTTGATCTTCTTGCTGGGGAGCTGGTTGATCGTACAGGCAGTTCGGCGAGCTGCATTTACCCAGGGTCTCGACGGTGAGCGGATGGAGATCATTGTCGCCATTACCCTCGTCAGCGGGATTGTTGGCGCTCGTGTAGGCTATGCTTTGGAGGCATGGTCAGCCTACGTGAACGATCCCTGGGCGTTACTGGCTCGTGATCTACAAGCGTTTTCGTTGCCGTATGGAATTGTCACCGGTGTCATTGTTGGTAGCTGGCAGCTCTGGCGTCAACGTTGGCCACTATGGGTCGTTCTCGATACTCTGGCACCAGGAGTAGCACTGGCTGCCCTTACCTATGCCCTCATGCAATTCGCCAGTGGTGATGGTTACGGCTTACCCTCAACAGTACCATGGGCGATTCCACTTTGGGGCGAATACCGTCATCCAACCCAACTGTACGCCGCGCTTACTGCGCTAATAGCGCTGATCGTCTGGCGGAAGAATTATCGCAAGCCTCAACCCGCCGGGAGTCTTTTTCTCAACGTTTGTGCAATCCTGGCCGCCGGTACCCTGATTGGCAATGGCTTCAGCGCAACCGATTGGCTCTTGCCGGGTCGGGTGAGAGTATCACAAGTTATTGCACTGGCAGCCCTTATCTTGATTATCTGGGTTTGGCCTAAAATAACGCTGCAACCAAAGATCCAATAA
- a CDS encoding response regulator, producing MRVLIVEDELIIAQDLSHTLKRIGHSVLDVVTSGEDALRSVERQMPDLVLMDIRLSGSMDGIEAARRIYNRWGIPVVFLTAHADDQTVREALLAEPWAYLLKPFDERELEVAITVAAYKHRLERRLRSSERHLRTTLTSIGDGVIVTDPQSRITFVNPVAARMLGISPEEAIGWPLARVYTLVVTNTGLPADSAANNAMSDLPMPVTLLTRHGEQLLVEHTVTQITGDDGVNEGVVIVFRNVSERQRAIDQLQEARRQLHQTQLQLDQYRQAITTLGSLAYRLRESRSPQQVYAAVITAGATLLPAYRGTLLIYQRDTDLVHPVGYWGEPLVHRPVPRCSCWGERRWALSLAQDGHVCHFIPNGLLGERMCLPIHQKNETVGVLSLYHPDPSNGGSYQLAAVVADLASLGLSALADCPETDSLSSNDA from the coding sequence ATGCGAGTACTGATCGTCGAAGATGAATTGATTATCGCTCAAGACCTCAGCCATACTCTGAAGCGCATTGGCCATTCGGTGCTCGACGTCGTTACGAGTGGTGAGGATGCGCTTAGATCGGTTGAACGTCAGATGCCTGATCTCGTCCTGATGGATATTCGTTTGAGCGGAAGCATGGACGGTATTGAAGCTGCCCGGCGGATTTATAATCGTTGGGGGATTCCAGTCGTCTTTCTCACCGCTCACGCTGACGATCAAACGGTACGTGAAGCGTTACTGGCCGAACCATGGGCGTATCTCCTGAAACCCTTCGACGAACGCGAACTCGAAGTAGCTATCACGGTGGCAGCCTACAAACACCGCCTGGAACGCCGTCTCAGATCGAGTGAACGCCATCTGCGTACCACGCTGACCAGTATTGGTGACGGGGTGATTGTCACCGATCCGCAAAGCCGTATCACGTTCGTCAATCCGGTAGCCGCACGCATGCTTGGTATCAGCCCCGAAGAAGCTATCGGCTGGCCACTGGCCCGCGTCTATACCCTGGTGGTTACCAATACCGGCTTACCGGCGGATAGCGCAGCGAACAATGCCATGAGCGATCTCCCGATGCCGGTGACGTTGTTGACCCGTCATGGTGAACAGTTGTTGGTTGAACACACGGTTACGCAAATTACCGGCGATGATGGGGTTAACGAAGGCGTAGTGATTGTGTTTCGCAACGTGAGCGAACGACAACGCGCCATTGATCAATTGCAAGAAGCTCGCCGACAGTTGCATCAGACACAACTTCAGCTCGATCAGTATCGGCAGGCAATTACTACCCTGGGATCGCTGGCATATAGGCTACGGGAATCCCGCTCACCTCAGCAAGTCTATGCAGCAGTGATTACGGCCGGCGCAACGCTTCTGCCTGCGTACCGTGGGACACTTCTCATCTACCAGCGTGATACTGACCTCGTTCATCCGGTGGGGTATTGGGGTGAACCACTCGTTCACCGACCGGTGCCGCGTTGCTCTTGTTGGGGCGAACGGCGTTGGGCGTTGAGTTTGGCTCAAGATGGCCATGTCTGTCATTTCATCCCAAACGGCCTGCTTGGTGAGCGAATGTGTCTTCCGATTCATCAAAAGAACGAAACTGTTGGGGTTTTGAGTCTGTACCATCCCGATCCCAGCAATGGCGGGAGTTATCAGTTGGCTGCTGTTGTTGCCGATCTGGCCAGTTTGGGTCTGAGTGCTCTTGCCGACTGCCCTGAAACCGATTCGTTATCATCGAATGATGCCTGA
- a CDS encoding circadian clock KaiB family protein yields the protein MDITDQPVVPLLRLYVAGATNRSTRAITTVRRLCERYLPGRYRLEVIDVYQQPERAREDHIIATPTLLIVQPGPPTAFIGELRPSDWPRIAAALNILTDEE from the coding sequence ATGGACATAACTGATCAACCAGTAGTACCGCTGTTACGGCTATACGTCGCCGGGGCCACCAACCGTTCGACCCGCGCCATTACAACGGTACGACGATTGTGCGAACGGTATCTCCCCGGACGTTATCGGCTTGAGGTGATAGATGTGTATCAACAACCTGAGCGGGCACGTGAGGATCATATTATTGCTACGCCGACCCTCCTGATCGTTCAACCCGGCCCACCGACTGCCTTTATCGGCGAGTTACGTCCGTCAGACTGGCCGCGCATCGCTGCGGCATTGAATATTTTGACCGACGAAGAATGA
- a CDS encoding histidine kinase dimerization/phosphoacceptor domain -containing protein, which produces MENEPQMHPSEIARLQARLAELEELMRALQMGEADAIVIDGPRGPLVYTLKGAEHPYRVLVETMNEGALTLLADGTILYCNSKFAEMVGLSQDQLTGRSLLDLVAPADRLLCAELLATGANGSSKGPITLQDVNGGQRPAQISLRALKNETEANMCAVVTDLSGPQAVAAQLRAALAEKELLLREVHHRVKNNLQIVSSLLRLQAENISDERVSAAVQDSQNRIRALALVHEQLYRSESLAHIDIGEYLHNISTSVWRSLSMRGSSIRLVSEVCHGVSINIDQAISLGLIVTELVSNCVKHAFPEHSKDGVIRLRVAKEADVLQIEVADNGIGMPPQAASSGSLGMQLVHGLCRQLGATLNILTDQGTTVTIHLPIRLDEPQTHKA; this is translated from the coding sequence ATGGAAAACGAACCACAGATGCATCCATCAGAGATTGCCCGTCTTCAAGCGCGCCTGGCCGAACTTGAAGAGCTGATGCGTGCGCTTCAGATGGGTGAAGCTGATGCAATAGTTATTGATGGCCCAAGGGGACCGCTCGTATACACCTTGAAAGGTGCCGAACATCCGTACCGCGTCCTAGTGGAGACAATGAATGAAGGTGCCCTGACCTTACTCGCCGATGGGACGATCCTCTACTGCAATAGTAAGTTTGCCGAGATGGTTGGTTTGTCGCAAGATCAACTTACCGGACGCTCGCTGCTTGATCTGGTAGCGCCAGCCGATCGGTTGCTCTGCGCCGAGTTATTAGCCACCGGAGCCAATGGATCGAGCAAGGGGCCAATTACCTTGCAGGATGTGAATGGCGGCCAACGACCGGCTCAGATTTCACTCCGTGCCTTGAAGAATGAGACCGAAGCGAATATGTGTGCGGTTGTGACCGATCTCTCCGGGCCGCAAGCCGTGGCGGCGCAACTCCGCGCAGCCCTGGCGGAAAAAGAATTACTCTTACGAGAAGTACACCATCGGGTGAAAAATAACTTGCAGATTGTGTCCAGTCTTTTGCGCTTACAGGCTGAAAATATCAGCGATGAACGGGTAAGCGCAGCAGTGCAAGATAGTCAAAATCGGATTCGAGCGTTGGCCCTCGTTCACGAGCAATTGTACCGTTCGGAAAGTCTGGCCCACATTGATATTGGCGAATACCTGCACAATATTTCGACCAGCGTCTGGCGTTCACTCAGTATGCGTGGTAGCTCGATTCGGCTGGTGAGCGAGGTCTGTCACGGGGTCAGTATTAATATCGACCAGGCTATTTCGCTAGGCTTGATTGTGACCGAACTGGTCTCAAACTGTGTAAAACATGCGTTTCCCGAGCATAGTAAAGATGGTGTTATCCGACTGCGGGTAGCAAAAGAAGCCGACGTTTTGCAAATTGAGGTTGCTGACAATGGCATTGGCATGCCACCACAAGCTGCTAGCAGTGGTAGTCTGGGCATGCAATTGGTTCATGGCCTCTGTCGGCAACTCGGTGCGACGCTGAATATCCTCACCGATCAGGGAACAACAGTTACTATTCATCTACCCATTCGGCTAGACGAGCCACAAACTCATAAGGCATAG
- a CDS encoding haloacid dehalogenase: MSIEQIVAGCVVQLEGIHNARERAIAATRILVRQSANSIRAAHRGDFTTARQLLAMASEVAAELHDATVGAPEVRYAGYTQDALKEYAEAHLVVAFLAGEDPPTGEMIGVEPAAYLNGLAEAASELRRAILDGLRRGEVRRGEQLLEIMDDVYSALITVDYPEAITGGLRRATDALRAVLERTRGDVTAAIRQEQLTAAMHALEVRLRE; this comes from the coding sequence ATGAGTATTGAACAAATCGTCGCCGGATGCGTCGTACAGCTTGAGGGCATTCACAATGCGCGGGAACGAGCGATTGCTGCGACCCGAATATTAGTGCGACAAAGCGCCAACAGCATTCGAGCGGCGCATCGCGGAGACTTCACGACTGCTCGCCAGCTTTTGGCAATGGCCAGTGAAGTAGCAGCCGAGCTTCATGACGCTACGGTTGGTGCGCCTGAAGTGCGTTATGCCGGTTATACGCAAGATGCGTTGAAAGAATACGCCGAGGCTCACCTAGTCGTTGCGTTTCTGGCCGGAGAGGACCCGCCGACCGGTGAGATGATCGGGGTTGAACCGGCTGCGTACCTCAACGGTCTAGCTGAGGCCGCCAGCGAATTGCGACGCGCTATCCTCGACGGTCTTCGGCGAGGCGAGGTGCGACGGGGCGAACAGTTACTGGAGATTATGGACGATGTCTACAGTGCGTTGATCACGGTTGATTATCCCGAAGCAATCACCGGCGGGCTTCGCCGTGCTACCGATGCGCTGCGGGCCGTGCTTGAACGTACCCGGGGTGATGTCACGGCTGCGATTCGTCAAGAACAGTTGACGGCGGCGATGCACGCATTAGAGGTGCGTCTGCGAGAATGA